A region from the Candidatus Thiopontia autotrophica genome encodes:
- the metG gene encoding methionine--tRNA ligase yields MSNSSPRNILITSALPYANGSIHIGHMVEYIQTDIWTRFQKMQGNNCYYVCADDAHGTPIMLRAQNEGVTPEELIANVAKEHKADFDDFLIDFDNFHSTHSDENRELSTEIYQKLRDNGYITTRTIEQAYDPEREMFLPDRFIKGTCPKCGADDQYGDNCEVCGATYSTSELKNAVSAVSGATPVNRESEHYFFKLTEFEEMLKRWTHGGHLQEEVSRKLDEWFEAGLQEWDISRDAPYFGFRIPDTEDKYFYVWLDAPIGYMASFKNLCEREDIDFDAFWSDDSNAELYHFIGKDIIYFHALFWPAMLHGAGFRTPTAINAHGFLTVNGQKMSKSRGTFIKARTWLDHLNPEALRYYFAAKLGRGIEDLDLNLDDFRARVNSDLVGKVVNIASRCAGFITKKFDGKLSDSCSEMDLYQEFVTQGDSIAKHYEDRDFGRAIREIMALADQANRYIDEKKPWVLAKQEGKQQEVQDACSVGLNLFRALMTYLKPVLPVMAENVESFLNAGQLSWDALQQPLEGTAINKFRPLMQRVEEKDTLAMVEESKESLQTGAKQPETKQKPSADTVEPISPEIQFDDFAKIDLRVARIEKAAPVEGADRLLQLTLDLGSEKKNVFAGIKSAYTPESLEGKLTVMVANLAPRKMRFGMSEGMVLAAGPGGDDLFILHPDDGATPGMRIK; encoded by the coding sequence ATGTCCAATTCATCCCCTCGTAACATCCTGATAACCAGCGCCCTCCCCTATGCCAATGGAAGTATCCATATTGGACATATGGTCGAGTATATTCAGACCGATATCTGGACACGTTTTCAGAAAATGCAGGGGAACAATTGTTACTACGTCTGTGCTGATGATGCCCACGGCACCCCAATAATGTTGCGCGCCCAGAATGAGGGAGTTACGCCGGAGGAGCTGATCGCCAATGTTGCCAAAGAGCACAAGGCAGATTTTGATGACTTCCTGATCGATTTTGATAACTTCCACTCTACCCACTCTGATGAGAATCGCGAGCTTTCCACCGAGATATATCAGAAATTACGGGACAATGGTTACATAACAACACGCACCATTGAACAGGCGTACGATCCGGAACGGGAGATGTTTCTGCCGGACCGCTTTATCAAGGGTACATGTCCAAAATGTGGTGCTGACGACCAGTATGGTGACAACTGTGAGGTATGTGGTGCCACCTACTCAACCTCTGAATTAAAAAATGCAGTCTCGGCAGTATCCGGAGCAACCCCGGTCAACAGAGAGTCAGAACACTACTTTTTCAAGCTTACAGAGTTTGAGGAGATGCTGAAGAGGTGGACTCATGGAGGACACCTCCAGGAAGAGGTCTCCCGCAAACTTGATGAGTGGTTTGAAGCGGGACTCCAGGAGTGGGATATCTCAAGAGATGCCCCCTACTTTGGTTTCCGCATCCCTGATACTGAAGACAAATATTTCTACGTATGGCTAGATGCTCCCATCGGCTACATGGCCAGCTTCAAAAACCTGTGCGAACGTGAAGATATAGACTTTGATGCATTCTGGTCTGATGACAGCAACGCCGAGCTCTATCACTTTATTGGCAAGGACATAATCTATTTCCATGCCCTGTTCTGGCCCGCCATGCTACATGGTGCAGGGTTTCGCACCCCAACAGCAATCAATGCACATGGCTTTCTTACCGTAAATGGACAGAAGATGTCCAAATCCAGGGGAACCTTTATCAAGGCAAGGACATGGCTCGACCACCTGAACCCTGAGGCACTCCGTTACTATTTTGCTGCCAAACTTGGGCGTGGCATTGAGGATCTGGATCTCAATCTGGATGACTTTCGTGCCAGGGTCAATTCGGATCTGGTTGGCAAGGTGGTAAATATTGCCAGCCGCTGTGCCGGCTTCATAACCAAAAAATTTGATGGCAAACTCTCTGACAGCTGTAGCGAGATGGATCTGTACCAGGAGTTTGTCACCCAGGGCGACTCTATCGCCAAACATTATGAAGATCGTGATTTCGGACGCGCCATTCGCGAAATCATGGCCCTGGCAGACCAGGCAAACCGTTATATTGACGAGAAGAAACCATGGGTACTGGCAAAACAGGAAGGCAAGCAGCAGGAGGTACAGGATGCCTGCAGTGTAGGTCTTAACCTGTTCCGCGCCTTGATGACATATCTCAAGCCTGTGCTCCCTGTGATGGCAGAAAATGTCGAGAGCTTTCTAAATGCTGGTCAACTAAGTTGGGATGCACTACAGCAGCCTCTTGAGGGCACCGCTATTAATAAATTCAGACCGCTGATGCAGCGCGTAGAGGAGAAGGATACATTGGCCATGGTTGAGGAGTCGAAAGAGTCATTGCAGACAGGCGCAAAACAACCTGAAACAAAACAGAAACCTTCTGCTGATACAGTTGAGCCCATTTCACCAGAGATCCAGTTTGATGATTTTGCCAAAATTGATCTGCGTGTTGCCAGAATCGAAAAAGCGGCTCCAGTTGAGGGGGCAGATCGCCTGCTGCAACTTACTCTTGATCTGGGTAGTGAGAAGAAAAATGTCTTTGCCGGCATCAAATCCGCCTACACCCCAGAATCACTCGAGGGAAAGCTAACAGTCATGGTTGCCAACCTCGCGCCAAGAAAGATGCGCTTTGGCATGTCCGAAGGGATGGTACTGGCCGCTGGACCAGGAGGTGATGATCTCTTTATCCTCCATCCAGATGATGGCGCAACACCAGGTATGAGAATAAAGTAA